One Nicotiana tomentosiformis chromosome 1, ASM39032v3, whole genome shotgun sequence genomic window, ATAATTACGCCAAAATTACATAATCAGACTAAAACGTAAGACGACGAAGTTGGGGGGTTGTACCATTGATCACCCAGCAGCCACTGCATCAGTTCTGGGGCTGGAATCGAGTAGTTGATGAAGCTTTGCTCCAGAACTATTGTTCTCATAAACTTCACTCTCCTCGTTTGCTCTATTTAAGGAACCAGAGTTATTGACTCTTGCTAGTAGGTTTGCGGTGCCTACAGGTTGCACCCTCTTATCATCAATCTTACCTAAACTCACTTCTTCTGTCTGGCTTAGCTGTTCATTGTTCAGTTTCTCCTGCGCATTCCGAAAAATGATTAGCATTTCAGATTAAAAAACCCCAGGAAAGTGATTCAACAGCAATCAAACCGCTGGAAGAGAATTTGAGATGGGACAAACTTATACCATTAAAGCAGCATTTTCTAGCTTAAGTTTCTCCGAGTTCTCCATTAATTTGTTTATCTCAGATTTGAGTGTCATGTTTTCCCCTGTTAAAGACTGAACTCGTATTGCCAATTCTTCAGCTTCAGCCTGAAGGATCGGGGAAACAAAGAACAGTATGAATATCAGAAATGGTAAGCAGCCACGTTGAAACAAACGCCATATAAATGTAAATCAACAACCATAGCTTCCATTCGCCGTGTGCACACTGCCCTTTTACCTGTTTTCTCAATCTTGATCGCCTTGCAGATTCCCGATTAGACTGTTTCCTTTTCTCCCGCTTCAGCTCACGTTCATTCTGAACATAATTGCATGACAGGAATTAGGTTCAGATGCAAAAAagatttctcaccaaattcagtAAGAACTGCAGACACCTGGAGGTCGCTATGACATAAAAAAATCAAAGTTCACCTGATACTTGTGCTAATATACCTGTAACCAGGCTTCATTTGGCAGTGCAGGGCTGAGTTGTGAAACATTAGTTGGGCTAGCTTTCAAATGTGTACTAGCAGGATTTCTCATTTCCAAAGTTGTTGTCATGCTAGGAGAAAGTACAGTTCCCATCACTTTCTCCTCTACCTTACCAGGACGAACAACCACAATTGTCTTCTCAGAATCATTATTTACTTCCCCAGTAGGTTGACATCGTCGTAAGTGACTCTTACTATCACCAGCTGTTTAAAATCGAAGAACAGACAGATCAGCAAATGAAATCAAGCATATTACTTTTATGTACTCCAAAAAAGATAACAGTGATTAAAAAATCAAATATCTACAGCAATGAGGAAAAGGAATGTCCATGAATACACCAAAATTCCCCCAAAATAACCAATGATGCTAACACCAGAATGGGTGGAAAGATCTACAAGAAAAAGGTATAGAAGTTTGCTCAAGATGTCTTCCAGACAGTTCTATAAAGGTTAAAAGCTGAATTTACTGTAGCAACAAGCCTTTAAGAAGCCCTTTGCCATTTGCAATGTACCACGACTAGACAAGTACTTTTATTGCATGTCATATACCGCAATTCTCAAAAGCCTAGCATATCAAACACTCAAGTAGGAAACGATCGGAAAATTGGAAATTTCACAGTCCGAGGCAGAGTTGTTTCACTAgtaattctttttcttttgaaaCTGTTAATTAAATCAAAGATTGAGAGAGATCAAACTCTTACAGTTATCAGGAGTTGTCCCACGGCTTCGTTTCTTACTTCTCTCACTGACCTAGAATACAAGAAGAAGACATCAGTATCCACTGCTTTCATTCGATGCAAATAAATCTACTTAATTGAGATGCATAGATTTATCGTAAGAAAAGAACATACCCCAGCTCCATTTGTGTCACTTCCATCAGTTGAACCTTCAGTGTCCCCACTGGCCACAACATAAAAACTGAAATTTAGTTTAACTGGTTCAAAAAGAAGAATTACAAAATGTAATCCTCAATGCAGGACCAGAAATGGAAAATAATCAGACACTGCGAAAGTTGAGCATTGTCCTGAAATAACTGAACAAGATCTTTAATTTATTAAATCACAAACCTCTGTGAATTTCCATGGTCTGTTCCACCCTCAATGTTGTCAGCACTGCCATTTCCTAGTGACATTGCCAGCAAGCCTCGATCAGAATTCTCTGAAGACTTAGCAGATGCATCCAAACTCAAAGAAGCACCATCCTACACAATGTAGAGTGATTTAGTCTATATCAAATTCCTGGGTCATACAAATACATTGAGCTAATGGTAATAAATCAGACAATGAAGCCATTCTCGAAAAATTAATTTCATACATACTGAAAGGCTTTAAAAACTGGCATACATACCATGGCTTGGCTGACAGCAGGAGATGTTGCCATCCCATGACCTGGAGGGTGAGATCCCTGGAACCAAAAAACAAAACATAAAAACAAATAACAAATAACAATCTGTAAGATGGGCGGTCTATGGTTGTTGCTTAGCCAACACACTGTCGTTACTCTAACATTATGCAGATATGCCGTCGTGTGCTGAATACATGCATTGTCAAAGCGAGTAATCTCTGTTATAAATGTAATACTTAAAGGAGTCAAACTAAAAAAGCCCTGTTCCCCAAAGACAGGGAACAAATAAAGGTCGTTCAAATTTTATACGAGAACTTCAAGACACGATCCACACCAAGTCATAGAGCCAATATGTGTTAATTTTCAGCTGATTAATTGACCAAACTGAGATCCTGTTGCATCATTGTTTTAAGGAACAAGCAAATACCTTCCATCCCAACAGATGAATATCGTACTTATAACGCAGATATTGGACAAATTTTTGTTCAATTTCAAGGGTTATTTTCTGAATCAATTAAGCTGTGCTGTGTTAAAACTGTTTACTTTGTCCCAACACATTGCTTGCTCTATGGTACCACCAGGTCCTAATCACAAATTCCAGGCCAAAGAACTTTACCCAAAACAATAGAAATCAAGGAGCATTTGTTATATTGATCTAAGAATTAAAATAGAACTCTGGGAATGCAAACTCACAATTGGAACTCCAGGATGTGCATAAACGCCACCATGAGCATATATTGCTGCATATGGTGCACCATAAGGTGGTATCATAGGCTGAGAAAGTAAAGGACCGGAGTTAGTCATGAAGCACTTGAAGTCTGACGATTAGATACCTAGCAATTAATATAGTCAAACAACTAAAACAGCAAGATTCTGCCTGGAAAATACCTGTGGCCCCCACATATAAGGGTGAGGGGTATGACCAGGTGCAACGGCTGAATTGAAATATGTAGGTACAGCTACTCGAGGACCATAATATGCCTGAAGAGTTAACCAGTTAAGCCCTTACAATTATCGATAAAACATTACAACTCTCTGTATCTCCAACaaaatgaaaaattagtattGACCTGCATGGCCGCCCAATCAGGATAGACATGGAGATTGCTCTGGTCCTGCCAATGTGAACAAAGAACAACCAGCCAGAGATGAAATTCTAAAATAGTTCACAATATACAAGGAACAGAAGCGTATAGGCATCATCATATGCACAAATCTAGGGTTCTTATGGAGCCAAAGACCATATCAAACCACAGGTCAAGAAAGTCAAATGCCGTATAGTTACTCAAACAATATTTTTTGTCAAATTTGCTTACCGGTGTAGGCGAAGATGATTTCTCAGGCTTAGAAGGTTTTCCGTCCTCACTGTTTCCCATGTATTAGGAACCAACTAGATGCTGTATTAAATTAGAAGTGCAATCAAAATTTCCTTTTGTAGTCACTGATCAGGAGTGTTGTGCCAACTAGCTACAGAAAAGCAAACCCTGTAACCAGAGAGAAATAGAATTCACAACATGAACAAACCGCATAAAAATCCATATATTAATTCAAAAAAAGGATTAAGGTATAGAGTATGTAGGCCAGAAAACTGAGAAAGCAAATGATTTTGTGAAGTTTCTCTTAtccattccaatttatcaaaGTAAAAAGGAAATATTAATATATTAAAGAGAACTCAAGTTGGACAACACATACTACTGTGAGAATTTTCCAAGTTGGACAAAATCGAGTATTTATGTCATGAAACACACATCTGGAGACTGGACTGAACTTATTGCCTGCTGGCATACTAGTGGAGTATATTTTCTCATAGATCATTCTTCACATGTGATCTATCCCATCCCATGGGAGGACTCAACAGAGATGACTTTCTATAATTAACAATGAACATAAAAGAGAAAGCTTAAATAATCAATAGTACAAGATATCCTATTAAGTTAGCTGACTTCATTTTCATAGGCCTGAATTGATGAGACCATGGGAAATTTATCCTACTGAACCTAAAATCCAACCAAATATTGCAGCACATGTTATCCTATGAAATTAGTCTTACAGGAGAATTAAACACGTTTTACATGGTCTTCCCAATTCTCCCTTTAAATTATTGATTTCATCTTTTAACTGACACAACACCATTCACGAATTATGTATATATTGATTCTGTCACATGTAGTTAATACATTCAACACCTTAGAGGATTCTCAAGTTGTTAATGAACATTTGATAGAAAGTCAGTTCCT contains:
- the LOC104089969 gene encoding transcriptional activator TAF-1, which translates into the protein MGNSEDGKPSKPEKSSSPTPDQSNLHVYPDWAAMQAYYGPRVAVPTYFNSAVAPGHTPHPYMWGPQPMIPPYGAPYAAIYAHGGVYAHPGVPIGSHPPGHGMATSPAVSQAMDGASLSLDASAKSSENSDRGLLAMSLGNGSADNIEGGTDHGNSQSGDTEGSTDGSDTNGAGVSERSKKRSRGTTPDNSGDSKSHLRRCQPTGEVNNDSEKTIVVVRPGKVEEKVMGTVLSPSMTTTLEMRNPASTHLKASPTNVSQLSPALPNEAWLQNERELKREKRKQSNRESARRSRLRKQAEAEELAIRVQSLTGENMTLKSEINKLMENSEKLKLENAALMEKLNNEQLSQTEEVSLGKIDDKRVQPVGTANLLARVNNSGSLNRANEESEVYENNSSGAKLHQLLDSSPRTDAVAAG